The proteins below are encoded in one region of Neisseria bacilliformis:
- the pip gene encoding prolyl aminopeptidase, whose product MYPIEEPLRSGMLQVSALHQIYWEESGNPDGIPVIFLHGGPGAGASPKCRSFFNPEKYRVVIIDQRGCGRSKPYAETRENTTWDLVADIEKVREMLGIESWLVFGGSWGSTLSLAYAETHPECVRALILRGVFLCRQFEIDWLNERGGVSMIYPEQWQHYLAQVPVKQRGELVESYHELLNSPDRHTVLAAAKAWADWENYLVHFEPQESNEDPEASLAIARLENHYFVNQGWFNKGRGILDNIRKIRHIPTVIVQGRYDLCTPTRSAWDLKQAMPDAELRIVQGGHSSFEKAVSDALVQATDEYAARHEGS is encoded by the coding sequence ATGTATCCGATAGAAGAACCCCTGCGCAGCGGCATGCTGCAAGTGTCCGCCCTGCACCAAATCTACTGGGAAGAGAGCGGCAACCCCGACGGCATCCCCGTCATCTTCCTGCACGGCGGGCCGGGCGCGGGCGCGTCGCCAAAGTGCCGGAGTTTTTTCAACCCGGAAAAATACCGCGTCGTCATCATCGACCAGCGCGGCTGCGGCCGCTCCAAGCCCTACGCCGAAACCCGTGAAAACACCACCTGGGATTTGGTGGCCGACATCGAAAAAGTGCGCGAAATGCTCGGCATCGAAAGCTGGCTGGTATTCGGCGGCTCGTGGGGCAGCACCCTGTCGCTGGCCTACGCCGAAACCCACCCCGAATGCGTGCGCGCCCTCATCCTGCGCGGCGTCTTCCTCTGCCGCCAGTTTGAAATCGACTGGCTCAACGAACGCGGCGGCGTGAGCATGATTTACCCCGAACAATGGCAGCACTACCTCGCCCAAGTGCCGGTAAAACAGCGCGGCGAACTGGTGGAAAGCTACCACGAACTGCTCAACTCGCCCGACCGCCACACCGTCCTCGCCGCCGCCAAAGCCTGGGCAGACTGGGAAAACTACCTCGTGCACTTCGAGCCGCAGGAAAGCAACGAAGACCCCGAAGCCTCGCTGGCCATCGCCCGTTTGGAAAACCACTATTTCGTCAACCAGGGCTGGTTCAACAAAGGGCGCGGCATCTTGGACAACATCCGCAAAATCCGCCACATCCCCACCGTTATCGTGCAGGGACGCTACGATTTGTGCACCCCCACCCGCAGCGCGTGGGACTTGAAACAGGCCATGCCCGACGCCGAGCTGCGCATTGTACAGGGCGGGCATTCCTCCTTCGAGAAAGCCGTATCCGACGCGCTGGTGCAGGCCACCGACGAATACGCCGCGCGGCATGAGGGAAGCTGA
- the panC gene encoding pantoate--beta-alanine ligase, whose amino-acid sequence MDIIRTIREMRTWRKTAGTVAFVPTMGNLHEGHLALVREAKKRADSVAVSIFVNRLQFGQGEDFDRYPRTLQEDAAKLEGEGVSVLFAPDERELYPRVAQRYNIEPPHLQNELCGRFRPGHFRGVATVVAKLFNIVQPDFACFGKKDYQQLAVIKGLVEDLDFPVQIVPVDTGRAADGLALSSRNRYLSETERAQAPRLYRELQNISAELRGGNLAYAELEAAALRNLQQAGWTTDYVEIRRADTLETAHAGDKKLVVLAAARLGGTRLIDNIETDLD is encoded by the coding sequence ATGGACATCATCCGCACCATCCGTGAAATGCGCACGTGGCGCAAAACCGCCGGCACAGTGGCCTTTGTGCCGACGATGGGCAATCTGCACGAAGGCCATCTGGCTTTGGTGCGCGAGGCGAAAAAGCGGGCGGACAGCGTGGCTGTGAGCATTTTCGTCAACCGCCTGCAATTCGGCCAGGGCGAGGATTTCGACCGCTACCCGCGCACCTTGCAGGAAGACGCGGCCAAGCTGGAAGGCGAGGGCGTGTCGGTACTGTTCGCGCCCGACGAGCGCGAGCTGTATCCGCGCGTGGCGCAGCGTTACAACATCGAGCCGCCGCACCTGCAAAACGAATTGTGCGGCCGCTTCCGCCCCGGGCATTTTCGCGGCGTGGCCACCGTTGTGGCCAAGCTGTTCAACATCGTGCAGCCGGATTTTGCCTGCTTCGGCAAGAAAGACTACCAGCAGCTTGCCGTGATTAAGGGGCTGGTGGAAGATTTGGACTTTCCGGTGCAAATCGTCCCCGTCGATACCGGCCGTGCCGCCGACGGTCTCGCCCTGTCCAGCCGCAACCGCTATTTGAGCGAGACCGAACGCGCCCAAGCCCCGCGCCTCTACCGCGAGCTGCAAAACATCTCCGCCGAACTGCGCGGCGGCAATCTGGCCTACGCCGAACTGGAAGCGGCCGCCCTGCGCAACCTGCAACAGGCCGGCTGGACAACCGACTACGTGGAAATCCGCCGCGCCGACACGCTGGAAACCGCCCACGCGGGCGACAAAAAACTGGTCGTCCTCGCCGCCGCGCGGCTGGGCGGCACCCGCCTGATCGACAACATCGAAACGGATTTGGATTAG
- the argC gene encoding N-acetyl-gamma-glutamyl-phosphate reductase: MTFLKNAFQTAFSRVKKRFTLPAFPQRSKPVNNANPRKIKAGIVGATGYTGVELLRLLAAHPHAEVAAVTSRSETGVRVADYFPSLRGVYDLAFSAPEDAPLAACDVVFFATPNGVAMKEAPALLDAGVRVIDLSADFRLKNLAEWQQWYGMEHASPAWAAQAVYGLTEWRRDDIARARLVANPGCYPTCVSLALLPLLRAGALREGMPLIADCKSGVSGAGRKAAVNTLFGEAADNFKAYGVAGHRHLPEIRQTIDALQEGVAAGLVFVPHLTPMIRGMQATVYARLKDGADPQTLLEHAYRNSPFADVLPAGKVPETRSVRGANVCRIATQKAPGSDVWILMSVQDNLVKGAAGQAVQNMNVMFGLDETAGLTQAALLP, from the coding sequence ATGACGTTTCTGAAAAACGCTTTTCAGACGGCCTTTTCCCGTGTAAAGAAACGGTTTACACTTCCCGCTTTCCCGCAAAGGAGCAAACCCGTGAACAACGCAAACCCCAGAAAAATCAAAGCCGGCATCGTCGGCGCAACCGGCTACACCGGCGTGGAACTGCTGCGCCTGCTCGCCGCCCACCCCCATGCCGAAGTGGCCGCCGTAACCAGCCGCAGCGAAACCGGCGTGCGCGTGGCCGACTATTTCCCCAGCCTGCGCGGCGTGTACGACCTCGCCTTTTCCGCCCCCGAAGACGCCCCGCTGGCCGCGTGCGACGTCGTCTTCTTCGCCACCCCCAACGGCGTGGCCATGAAAGAAGCCCCCGCCCTGCTGGACGCGGGCGTGCGCGTCATCGACCTCTCCGCCGATTTCCGCCTGAAAAACCTGGCCGAATGGCAGCAATGGTACGGCATGGAACACGCCAGCCCCGCATGGGCGGCGCAGGCCGTGTACGGCCTCACCGAATGGCGGCGCGACGACATCGCCCGCGCTCGCCTCGTCGCCAACCCCGGCTGCTACCCCACCTGCGTCTCCCTCGCCCTGCTGCCGCTGCTGCGCGCCGGTGCGCTGCGCGAAGGCATGCCGCTGATTGCCGACTGCAAATCCGGCGTTTCCGGCGCGGGGCGCAAAGCGGCGGTCAACACCCTTTTCGGCGAAGCGGCCGACAACTTCAAAGCCTACGGCGTCGCCGGCCACCGCCACCTGCCCGAAATCCGCCAAACCATCGACGCGCTGCAAGAAGGCGTGGCCGCCGGACTGGTGTTCGTCCCCCACCTCACCCCGATGATACGCGGCATGCAGGCCACCGTTTACGCCCGCCTCAAAGACGGCGCAGACCCGCAAACCCTGCTGGAACACGCCTACCGCAACAGCCCCTTCGCCGACGTGCTGCCCGCCGGAAAAGTCCCCGAAACCCGCAGCGTGCGCGGCGCGAACGTCTGCCGCATCGCCACGCAGAAAGCCCCCGGCAGCGACGTGTGGATACTGATGAGCGTGCAGGACAACCTGGTCAAAGGCGCGGCCGGACAAGCGGTGCAGAACATGAACGTCATGTTCGGCCTCGACGAAACGGCGGGTCTGACCCAAGCCGCCCTGCTGCCCTGA